A stretch of Corallococcus macrosporus DNA encodes these proteins:
- a CDS encoding FrgA protein, protein MPSRLAQHLVSRALLTQEQAGELLRLHQAQGGHVDTVLLERGLTEVDVLAMLGEVSGFRPVNLVDFEPNLEVASFIPPKIAERLSVVPLSLDGNTLHVACAYPVPKKELDEVGFLLGKPLELWVAIELRVREWISIIYRQPLPPRFVQLADAVAQQAGALTPPPPPPPDDESSMSVDMVEQLARSVAQEPVPAEARPAASREPAPADIPPPAYVREPLRLNTSAGPVTTARAVQRPTPPPAPTDIPPPAYTREPLRLNMPGTPARATPPTQAPSGAAAPPTLYPPGERPLPQPPGVPVLLPVDGHAVPQGSGQGGRPAAPGAYAAPPQAGRPGTTVQGASATPGPVTQGFGGPGPTAQGTAGQGSRPAPNAQGISPTQGFGGPAPTATTVQGARPGTTATTQTAQGARPGTGAQGASAPGATAQGGTASTQGASVQGANASAQVAGRPGTPQGASAPGSFTSGTSQGASAAGSFTSGTSQGASAPGTFTSGPPQGASAPGTFPQGASAPGAFTSGNPAQGSFPQGASAPGGQSAQGGSAAANRPGAPAQPPGARPAVWPPAPEQQARAAQTGTPTPPPVPPSPRGEPSFIIFSNPASAPGANRLRAPEPAPVPGASSAPDAAVPEWTLPQARSALREATRDLDRLLDVALRFGRRTFDYVAAFAVVRGAAGGWDARGEGLDANALSLVSIPLDASSVFRTVAVTRGSYAGPLPPDALTRHYLELFGRQAPRTVFLYPVEVKGRLVAILYGDCGQKPMSQRRLSDYILFCQDLPAAFQELILFRKQRVSELRAPEEDITIDVVVPGFPAPVPPAPAPAVVAGLGWNPVFGRGGVANLGRAASLPPRVLSPEERPPPDFTPLLRRLTGPDASQRSSAIAELARSPEASARVLAQHFPGPTAWSRLPVVELPEADELGPIPAALSRLGRPAAVALAPLLDSNDADTRYLALLTAGNLPYAELVDGVLRGLFDMEPDISSAARVAAAALKHLPRLDASLRDLRQELASRDALRRSLAARALGTLHDRDAIEGLINLTGSDDAMCAQAAAEALREVTRATLGLQPRQWSAWWAENRSRRRADWLVAALRHRELDVRLAAIEELSRALHDTLGYYADAPDAEREAAVRRWESAAVDPANARRLGML, encoded by the coding sequence ATGCCTTCGCGTCTTGCCCAGCACCTCGTCTCGCGCGCCCTCCTGACCCAGGAGCAGGCCGGGGAGTTGTTGCGTCTGCACCAGGCCCAGGGTGGCCACGTGGACACCGTGCTCCTGGAGCGCGGCCTCACCGAAGTGGACGTCCTCGCGATGCTGGGCGAGGTCTCCGGCTTCCGGCCCGTGAACCTGGTGGACTTCGAGCCCAACCTCGAGGTCGCCAGCTTCATCCCCCCGAAAATCGCCGAGCGCCTGAGCGTCGTTCCCCTGTCCCTGGACGGGAACACGCTGCACGTGGCGTGCGCCTACCCGGTGCCCAAGAAGGAGCTGGACGAAGTCGGCTTCCTCCTGGGCAAGCCGCTGGAGCTCTGGGTCGCCATCGAGCTGCGGGTGCGCGAGTGGATCTCCATCATCTACCGCCAGCCGCTGCCGCCCCGCTTCGTGCAGCTGGCGGACGCCGTCGCCCAGCAGGCCGGGGCGCTCACGCCGCCGCCTCCTCCGCCGCCGGATGACGAGTCCTCGATGTCGGTGGACATGGTGGAGCAACTGGCGCGCTCCGTGGCCCAGGAGCCCGTGCCCGCGGAGGCCCGTCCCGCCGCCTCGCGCGAGCCGGCGCCCGCGGACATCCCTCCGCCCGCGTACGTGCGCGAACCGCTGCGCCTGAACACCTCCGCGGGTCCGGTGACGACGGCCCGCGCGGTCCAGCGACCCACTCCGCCTCCGGCGCCCACCGACATCCCGCCTCCCGCGTACACGCGCGAGCCCCTGCGGCTGAACATGCCGGGCACGCCCGCGCGCGCCACGCCTCCCACGCAGGCCCCGTCGGGTGCCGCCGCGCCGCCGACGCTCTATCCCCCGGGAGAGCGTCCCCTGCCGCAGCCGCCGGGCGTGCCGGTGCTGTTGCCCGTCGACGGCCACGCCGTACCGCAGGGCTCCGGACAGGGTGGCCGTCCGGCCGCGCCGGGTGCGTACGCCGCTCCGCCGCAGGCAGGCCGTCCCGGAACCACCGTGCAGGGCGCGTCCGCCACACCGGGGCCCGTGACTCAGGGCTTCGGAGGGCCAGGTCCCACCGCGCAGGGCACGGCGGGCCAGGGTTCCCGACCGGCTCCCAATGCGCAGGGCATTTCGCCGACGCAGGGCTTCGGTGGACCGGCCCCTACCGCGACGACGGTGCAGGGGGCCCGCCCGGGCACCACCGCGACCACGCAGACGGCACAGGGGGCCCGGCCAGGCACGGGTGCACAGGGTGCGTCCGCGCCGGGAGCCACCGCCCAGGGAGGCACCGCTTCCACGCAAGGCGCGTCCGTGCAGGGTGCCAACGCATCCGCGCAGGTCGCGGGTCGACCCGGCACTCCGCAGGGTGCATCCGCCCCGGGTTCGTTCACGTCGGGCACCTCGCAGGGTGCATCCGCCGCGGGCTCATTCACTTCGGGCACCTCGCAGGGTGCATCCGCTCCGGGCACGTTCACTTCGGGCCCTCCGCAGGGCGCATCCGCACCGGGTACCTTCCCGCAGGGCGCATCCGCCCCAGGCGCCTTCACTTCGGGCAACCCCGCGCAGGGCTCCTTCCCGCAGGGCGCATCCGCTCCGGGCGGCCAGAGCGCGCAGGGCGGATCCGCCGCTGCCAACCGCCCCGGCGCCCCCGCTCAGCCCCCGGGAGCCCGGCCCGCCGTGTGGCCTCCCGCGCCCGAGCAGCAGGCCCGCGCGGCGCAGACGGGCACGCCGACGCCGCCTCCCGTTCCCCCGTCTCCCCGGGGCGAGCCGTCGTTCATCATCTTCAGCAACCCCGCTTCCGCGCCGGGCGCGAACCGCCTCCGCGCGCCGGAGCCCGCGCCCGTGCCGGGTGCCTCCAGCGCTCCGGACGCCGCCGTGCCGGAGTGGACGCTGCCCCAGGCCCGGTCCGCGCTGCGTGAGGCGACGCGGGACCTGGACCGCCTGCTGGACGTGGCGCTGCGCTTCGGCCGCCGCACGTTCGACTACGTGGCCGCCTTCGCCGTCGTGCGCGGCGCCGCCGGTGGCTGGGACGCGCGCGGCGAAGGCCTGGACGCGAACGCCCTGTCGCTCGTCTCCATCCCCCTGGACGCGAGCAGCGTCTTCCGCACCGTCGCCGTCACGCGCGGCAGCTACGCGGGCCCGCTGCCTCCGGACGCGCTCACGCGGCACTACCTGGAGCTCTTCGGCCGCCAGGCCCCGCGCACCGTCTTCCTGTACCCGGTGGAGGTGAAGGGCCGCCTCGTGGCCATCCTCTACGGCGACTGCGGCCAGAAGCCGATGAGCCAGCGCCGGCTGAGCGACTACATCCTGTTCTGCCAGGACCTCCCGGCCGCCTTCCAGGAGCTCATCCTCTTCCGCAAGCAGCGCGTGTCCGAGCTGCGCGCGCCCGAGGAGGACATCACCATCGACGTGGTCGTGCCGGGCTTCCCGGCTCCGGTGCCGCCCGCGCCCGCGCCCGCCGTGGTCGCGGGGCTCGGCTGGAACCCCGTGTTCGGCCGCGGTGGCGTGGCCAACCTGGGCCGCGCCGCGTCCCTGCCTCCGCGCGTGCTGTCGCCGGAAGAACGCCCGCCCCCGGACTTCACGCCCCTGCTGCGCCGGCTCACCGGTCCGGATGCGTCACAGCGCTCCAGCGCCATCGCGGAGCTGGCGCGTTCGCCGGAGGCCAGCGCCCGGGTGCTCGCGCAGCACTTCCCCGGTCCGACGGCCTGGAGCCGCCTGCCGGTCGTGGAGCTGCCGGAAGCGGACGAACTGGGTCCCATCCCCGCCGCACTGTCGCGCCTGGGCCGTCCCGCGGCCGTCGCGCTGGCGCCGCTGCTGGACTCGAACGACGCGGACACGCGTTATCTGGCGCTGCTCACCGCGGGCAACCTGCCCTACGCGGAGCTGGTGGACGGCGTGCTGCGCGGTCTGTTCGACATGGAACCGGACATCTCCAGCGCCGCGCGAGTGGCCGCAGCCGCCCTCAAGCACCTGCCGCGCCTGGACGCGTCGTTGAGGGATTTGCGCCAGGAGCTGGCCAGCCGGGACGCCCTGCGCCGCTCGCTGGCGGCCCGGGCCCTGGGCACGCTGCACGACCGCGACGCCATCGAGGGCCTCATCAACCTCACCGGCAGCGACGACGCGATGTGCGCGCAGGCCGCCGCGGAAGCGCTGCGCGAAGTCACCCGCGCCACGCTGGGTCTCCAGCCGCGCCAGTGGTCGGCGTGGTGGGCGGAGAACCGCAGCCGCCGTCGCGCGGACTGGCTGGTGGCCGCGCTGCGCCACCGCGAGCTGGACGTGCGGCTCGCCGCCATCGAAGAGCTCAGCCGGGCCCTGCACGACACGTTGGGCTACTACGCGGACGCGCCCGACGCGGAGCGCGAAGCAGCGGTGCGACGCTGGGAGTCCGCGGCGGTCGACCCCGCCAACGCCCGCCGGCTGGGCATGCTCTGA
- a CDS encoding 16S rRNA (uracil(1498)-N(3))-methyltransferase, with protein sequence MVRLFVPLPDPAPADVTLTGERRHYLVHVLRLEDGDALEVFDGKGRAFEARVTELGAESVKLVLGTVRVTPPAREMSVLQGLPKGDKLELVLQKGTELGATAFHPVATARSVVKLEPKRAEERTQRWAKIVEEAARQCRRDDVPQVHPPRPLLDAARSLTPGTLLLVLDEEESAVPLGEAFRSVAPGTPVALVIGPEGGLAREEVDGLRGLGARPVTLGSRILRTETAALAALAVMQHLDGSLG encoded by the coding sequence GTGGTCCGCCTCTTCGTTCCCCTGCCCGACCCCGCACCCGCCGACGTGACGCTCACGGGCGAGCGCCGCCACTACCTCGTCCACGTGCTGCGGCTGGAGGATGGCGACGCGCTGGAGGTGTTCGACGGCAAGGGCCGCGCCTTCGAGGCGCGCGTCACGGAGCTGGGCGCGGAGTCCGTGAAGCTGGTGCTGGGCACCGTGCGGGTGACGCCGCCCGCGCGTGAGATGAGCGTGCTCCAGGGGCTGCCCAAGGGGGACAAGCTGGAGCTGGTGCTGCAGAAGGGCACGGAGCTGGGCGCCACCGCGTTCCATCCGGTGGCCACGGCGCGCAGCGTGGTGAAGCTGGAGCCGAAGCGCGCCGAGGAGCGCACGCAGCGGTGGGCGAAGATCGTCGAGGAGGCTGCCCGGCAGTGCCGCCGTGATGACGTGCCGCAGGTGCACCCGCCCCGGCCGCTGCTGGACGCGGCGCGGTCGCTGACGCCGGGCACGCTCTTGCTGGTGCTGGATGAAGAGGAGTCCGCGGTGCCGCTGGGCGAGGCGTTCCGGAGCGTGGCGCCGGGGACTCCGGTGGCGCTGGTGATTGGTCCCGAGGGTGGGCTCGCGCGCGAGGAGGTGGACGGGCTGCGGGGGCTGGGGGCGCGGCCGGTGACGCTGGGCTCGCGCATCCTGCGCACGGAGACAGCGGCGCTCGCGGCGCTCGCGGTGATGCAGCACCTGGACGGGTCGCTCGGGTAG
- a CDS encoding GlsB/YeaQ/YmgE family stress response membrane protein translates to MGIIAFIIIGLIAGLIARAILPGKQSMGLVATTLLGMVGSLVGGLIGSLFQRDGRLFDLHASGIIMSVVGSIVVLLLVGAAGRRRVHA, encoded by the coding sequence ATGGGGATCATCGCTTTCATCATCATCGGCCTCATCGCGGGCCTCATCGCTCGGGCCATCCTGCCGGGCAAGCAGAGCATGGGCCTGGTGGCCACGACCCTGCTGGGCATGGTGGGCTCCCTGGTGGGCGGCCTCATCGGTTCGCTCTTCCAGCGTGACGGACGGCTGTTCGACCTGCACGCGTCGGGCATCATCATGTCGGTCGTAGGCTCGATCGTCGTGCTCCTCCTGGTCGGAGCAGCGGGACGGCGCCGCGTCCACGCCTAG
- a CDS encoding sigma 54-interacting transcriptional regulator, producing the protein MSDALKGHVLVVDDDPALLKVLGALLTQAGLTPHPASNAKDALALLARRPIDVVLSDVRMPGMSGMELLAEVGRGWPDVPVLLMTAHGTVPLAVEAMKAGAADFVLKPFDREELLFTLKKALLQASNPPEPARAEGKALDSLLMGQSRAMTEVKALLVKAAQGTATVLLRGESGTGKELAARALHENSPRRSGPFVKLHCAALPDTLLESELFGYEKGAFTGAATRKPGRVELAHGGTLFLDEIGDVSPAVQVKLLRVLQEREFERLGGTQTVKVDVRFVAATHQSLEDGVRRGTFREDLFYRLNVVPLWLPTLRERPEDIALLARHFLDVHAKTNGRPPFSLSEDGLRALQTQPWPGNVRQLQNFLERLVVLSDGPVLTGADVARELSRQPGIAPPPVSAPLLPSPSSDSVTLESRRKDVEKEALVDALKRAGDNRTLAARLLGVSRRTLYNKLEEHGLS; encoded by the coding sequence GTGAGCGACGCACTGAAGGGCCACGTCCTCGTGGTCGACGATGATCCCGCGCTGCTCAAGGTGCTGGGCGCGCTGCTCACCCAGGCGGGCCTCACCCCGCATCCGGCGTCCAACGCGAAGGACGCCCTGGCCCTGCTCGCGCGCCGGCCCATCGACGTGGTGCTGAGCGACGTGCGCATGCCCGGCATGAGCGGCATGGAGCTGCTCGCGGAGGTGGGGCGCGGCTGGCCGGACGTGCCCGTGCTGCTGATGACCGCGCACGGCACCGTGCCGCTGGCCGTGGAGGCCATGAAGGCGGGCGCGGCGGACTTCGTGCTCAAGCCCTTCGACCGCGAGGAGCTCCTCTTCACGCTGAAGAAGGCGCTGCTCCAGGCGAGCAACCCTCCCGAGCCCGCGCGCGCCGAGGGCAAGGCGCTGGACAGCCTGCTCATGGGCCAGAGCCGGGCCATGACGGAGGTGAAGGCCCTGCTGGTGAAGGCCGCCCAGGGCACCGCCACGGTGCTGCTGAGGGGCGAGTCCGGCACCGGCAAGGAGCTGGCCGCGCGAGCCCTGCACGAGAACAGCCCCCGGCGCTCGGGACCCTTCGTGAAGCTGCACTGCGCGGCGCTCCCGGACACGCTGCTGGAGAGCGAGCTGTTCGGCTACGAGAAGGGCGCCTTCACCGGCGCGGCGACGCGCAAGCCCGGCCGCGTGGAGCTGGCGCACGGCGGCACGCTGTTCCTCGACGAGATTGGCGACGTGTCCCCCGCCGTGCAGGTGAAGCTGCTGCGCGTGCTCCAGGAGCGCGAGTTCGAACGGCTGGGCGGCACCCAGACCGTGAAGGTCGACGTGCGCTTCGTCGCGGCCACGCACCAGTCGCTGGAGGACGGCGTGCGCCGCGGCACCTTCCGCGAGGACCTCTTCTACCGCCTCAACGTCGTGCCCCTCTGGCTGCCCACGCTGCGCGAGCGGCCCGAGGACATCGCGCTGCTCGCGCGCCACTTCCTGGACGTGCACGCGAAGACCAACGGCCGGCCGCCCTTCAGCTTGAGCGAGGACGGCCTGCGCGCGCTCCAGACCCAGCCGTGGCCCGGCAACGTGCGCCAGCTGCAGAACTTCCTGGAGCGCCTGGTGGTGCTCTCCGACGGGCCCGTGCTCACCGGCGCGGACGTCGCGCGGGAGCTGTCGCGCCAGCCGGGAATCGCGCCGCCGCCCGTCTCCGCGCCGCTCCTGCCGTCCCCGTCGTCCGACTCCGTCACCCTGGAGTCACGCCGCAAGGACGTGGAGAAGGAGGCGCTGGTGGATGCGCTCAAGCGCGCGGGCGACAACCGCACGCTGGCGGCGCGGCTGCTCGGGGTCAGCCGGCGCACGCTCTACAACAAGCTGGAGGAGCACGGCCTGTCGTAG
- a CDS encoding ATP-binding protein has product MTGAMWVSLLACAGQLALAGIALSRVGKSPLALPLSLLSIALSSWNFSAFGLARSGDSGWRLMGFAAALMTLPCAMHFILAFVGRRRRSAWAMYGTYAVMSALALTMLIAVGVPALEARINTFAFGLAVAVGVIPILTTGFVLLTLHLRRTGSQDERARAGLVVLGLTLLVALLLTDLAADMALPVPKLGNVGTLLGLPVMATASLRFQLFGKDARATSAAVHAVVLALVGVLAYLALFRAFAAESGALVVGTTAITFSLLAAARRVVTGFVTERQRLEQLATLGRFSAQMAHDLKNPIAALKGAAQYLKEEHARGHSWEAHGDFLDLLLEQVERLDRVAGTYQRLARVEPLRRPLDLNRLVEGVLSLQAFANPGAVALQKDLAPGLPECAGDEDLLANALENLVRNAFEAMPSGGTLTVRTRQDGDALEVEVEDTGSGMDARTRERAFDDFYTTKATGSGLGLAFVRRVAEAHGGTASLTSGEGRGTILRLRLPAASVPTAPASEGEAA; this is encoded by the coding sequence ATGACGGGCGCCATGTGGGTCAGCCTGCTGGCGTGCGCGGGGCAGCTTGCCCTGGCCGGCATCGCGCTCTCCCGCGTGGGGAAGAGTCCCCTCGCGCTGCCGCTGTCGCTGCTGTCCATCGCGCTGTCCTCCTGGAACTTCTCCGCCTTCGGGCTGGCACGTTCGGGGGACTCCGGCTGGCGGCTGATGGGCTTCGCAGCGGCACTGATGACGCTGCCTTGCGCGATGCACTTCATCCTCGCGTTCGTGGGCCGCCGCCGCCGCTCCGCCTGGGCGATGTACGGCACCTATGCCGTGATGAGCGCGCTCGCGCTGACGATGCTCATCGCCGTGGGCGTGCCCGCGCTGGAGGCGCGCATCAACACCTTCGCCTTCGGGCTCGCCGTCGCCGTGGGCGTCATCCCCATCCTCACCACGGGCTTCGTGCTGCTCACGCTCCACCTGCGCCGCACGGGCTCGCAGGATGAACGGGCACGCGCCGGACTCGTGGTGCTGGGGCTCACGCTGCTCGTCGCGCTGCTGCTCACGGACCTGGCCGCGGACATGGCCCTGCCCGTGCCGAAGCTGGGCAACGTGGGCACGCTGCTGGGCCTGCCCGTGATGGCCACCGCCTCCCTGCGCTTCCAGCTCTTCGGCAAGGACGCTCGCGCCACGAGCGCGGCCGTGCACGCCGTCGTGCTCGCGCTGGTGGGCGTGCTCGCCTACCTCGCCCTCTTCCGCGCCTTCGCCGCCGAGTCCGGGGCGCTCGTCGTGGGCACCACCGCCATCACCTTCTCACTCCTCGCGGCGGCGCGGCGGGTCGTCACCGGCTTCGTCACCGAGCGTCAGCGCCTGGAACAACTGGCCACGCTGGGCCGCTTCTCCGCGCAGATGGCGCATGACCTGAAGAACCCCATCGCCGCGCTCAAGGGCGCAGCCCAGTACCTCAAGGAAGAGCACGCGCGCGGCCACTCCTGGGAAGCACACGGGGACTTCCTGGACCTGCTGCTGGAACAGGTGGAGCGCCTGGACCGCGTGGCGGGCACGTACCAGCGCCTCGCGCGCGTCGAACCGCTGCGCCGGCCGCTGGATTTGAACCGGCTGGTGGAGGGCGTGCTGTCGCTCCAGGCCTTCGCGAACCCGGGCGCCGTGGCGCTCCAGAAGGACCTTGCCCCCGGTCTGCCCGAGTGCGCGGGCGACGAGGACCTGCTCGCCAACGCACTGGAGAACCTGGTCCGCAACGCCTTCGAGGCCATGCCCTCGGGCGGCACCCTCACCGTGCGCACGCGGCAGGACGGCGACGCGCTGGAGGTGGAGGTGGAGGACACCGGCAGCGGCATGGACGCGCGCACGCGCGAGCGGGCCTTCGACGACTTCTACACCACCAAGGCGACCGGCAGCGGCCTGGGCCTGGCCTTCGTCCGCCGCGTGGCGGAAGCCCATGGCGGCACCGCGTCCCTGACGAGCGGCGAGGGCCGTGGCACCATCCTCCGCCTGCGCCTGCCGGCGGCGTCCGTCCCAACCGCCCCGGCATCCGAGGGAGAAGCCGCGTGA
- a CDS encoding 50S ribosomal protein L11 methyltransferase: protein MSQTYLSLTVDIAEESSEILQDLLHEAGALGLEVRDAETPTMPGVRAPTKGESIVVAYFEDREAAEEARDAVAESHPTARLSLDEQPQQDWSNEWKSLIKSVQVGRLWVGPPWDAANAPEGKLKVVIEPKMAFGTGDHPTTSLCLAAVDDFMSTHPGASVLDVGTGTGVLAIAAKKLGAGHVVGTDNDPTSVELAQENCADNGTPDLDISGRELTEVAGTFDLVLANILANTLIELAPLIVPKAKDRLVLAGVLAHQRVDVEAAYRKLGCTVLEGAQQGEWVRIDLKR from the coding sequence ATGTCCCAGACCTACCTTTCACTCACCGTGGATATCGCGGAGGAGTCCTCCGAGATCCTCCAGGACCTGCTCCATGAGGCCGGCGCCCTGGGCCTGGAGGTCCGCGACGCGGAGACGCCCACCATGCCGGGCGTGCGCGCGCCCACGAAGGGTGAGTCCATCGTCGTCGCCTACTTCGAGGACCGCGAGGCGGCCGAGGAGGCTCGCGACGCGGTGGCGGAGAGCCACCCCACCGCGCGCCTGTCCCTGGACGAGCAGCCCCAGCAGGACTGGAGCAACGAGTGGAAGTCGCTCATCAAGTCCGTGCAGGTGGGCCGCCTGTGGGTGGGGCCGCCGTGGGACGCCGCGAACGCGCCGGAGGGCAAGCTGAAGGTCGTCATCGAGCCGAAGATGGCCTTCGGCACGGGGGACCACCCCACCACGTCGCTGTGTCTGGCGGCGGTGGATGACTTCATGTCCACGCACCCGGGCGCGAGCGTGCTGGACGTGGGCACCGGCACGGGCGTGCTCGCCATCGCGGCGAAGAAGCTGGGCGCGGGCCACGTGGTGGGCACCGACAACGACCCCACCTCCGTGGAGCTGGCCCAGGAGAACTGCGCCGACAACGGGACGCCCGACCTGGACATCTCCGGGCGCGAGCTGACGGAAGTGGCCGGCACCTTCGACCTGGTGCTCGCCAACATCCTGGCCAACACGCTGATCGAGCTGGCGCCCCTCATCGTCCCCAAGGCGAAGGACCGGCTGGTGCTGGCCGGCGTGCTCGCGCACCAGCGCGTGGACGTGGAGGCCGCGTACCGCAAGCTCGGGTGCACCGTGCTGGAGGGCGCGCAGCAGGGCGAGTGGGTGCGCATCGACTTGAAGCGCTAG
- a CDS encoding RDD family protein, which translates to MPPRAAPTAALSEPGFQNPGVAVPRAAQPNPMEPRPGSAPTPAYGTEPHIPRPPAQAASGPSRGLPRMDAASQPAPGLPRMDGASQAAQGSGLPHRESASGPSAAEHWDASPAPSGLPVMDARRDAAPGLPVMEEPAHLPPLETPAFATSSAPAPGVSRMEASPSPASPSKSKVSAPAVAPVPAPGEVHARPASLWRRLLSFTVDTAAISAVAAAYITLASSVAGVKGPQPGLTGLDAFVAWLRAMHSVLLPGMVLMLVLATVYCAVAAFLWNGRTLGRLLLGLRLVDTHGMAPTPGRAIFRAVLAGLSFVLFLGGFWMALFDRRGQTLHDKLTSTFVVQPS; encoded by the coding sequence GTGCCTCCGCGCGCCGCCCCCACCGCGGCCCTGTCGGAGCCGGGCTTCCAGAATCCGGGCGTCGCCGTGCCTCGTGCCGCGCAGCCGAACCCCATGGAGCCCCGCCCCGGCTCCGCGCCCACTCCGGCCTACGGTACGGAGCCGCACATTCCGCGCCCCCCGGCGCAGGCCGCCTCGGGTCCGTCGCGGGGCCTGCCTCGGATGGACGCGGCATCGCAGCCGGCCCCGGGGCTGCCCCGCATGGATGGCGCCTCGCAGGCGGCCCAGGGCTCGGGCCTTCCCCACCGGGAGTCCGCCTCCGGACCGTCGGCCGCCGAGCACTGGGATGCATCGCCGGCCCCCTCCGGCCTGCCGGTGATGGATGCTCGCCGGGACGCCGCTCCGGGCCTGCCTGTCATGGAGGAACCGGCCCACCTGCCCCCTCTGGAGACGCCGGCCTTCGCCACGTCCTCCGCGCCTGCCCCGGGAGTGTCCCGCATGGAAGCCTCGCCCTCCCCCGCCAGCCCCTCGAAGTCGAAGGTCTCCGCCCCCGCCGTGGCCCCGGTCCCGGCCCCCGGCGAGGTCCACGCGCGGCCCGCCTCGCTGTGGCGCCGGCTCCTGTCCTTCACCGTCGACACCGCGGCCATCAGCGCCGTGGCGGCGGCCTACATCACCCTGGCCTCGTCGGTCGCGGGCGTGAAAGGCCCGCAGCCGGGGCTGACCGGGCTGGACGCGTTCGTCGCCTGGCTGCGCGCGATGCACAGCGTCCTCCTGCCGGGCATGGTCCTGATGCTGGTGCTCGCCACCGTGTACTGCGCGGTCGCGGCCTTCCTGTGGAATGGCCGGACCCTGGGACGGTTGCTCCTGGGCCTGCGGCTGGTGGACACCCACGGCATGGCGCCCACCCCGGGCAGGGCCATCTTCCGGGCGGTGCTTGCCGGGCTTTCCTTTGTTCTCTTCCTGGGCGGGTTCTGGATGGCGCTGTTCGACCGCCGCGGACAGACGCTCCATGACAAGCTGACGTCCACCTTCGTCGTCCAACCGAGCTGA
- a CDS encoding asparaginase: MTTLVIESTRSGFVESLHTVSVAVVSAEGTRVAYAGDPERVTFWRSAAKPFQTLPLVQDGAADRYGFGPRELALACASHSSEPVHRALAVQMLSACGCEERDLACGPHPPLSPAVAEEALKAGVVMTPRWNNCSGKHAGMLALARHHGWDVHGYASDGHPVQERIQDEIAKWTGLPRDALVKAVDGCLAVCFGLPLSGMATAWARFGVSEAPAARRLREAMLAHPELVGGKGRACTDLMTAFGGEAVVKIGAEGVYCAALPRARLGVAIKVEDGDARCAPPALLAVLRLVAEAQGLSLPMTGLEHHAEPRILNTRNEVVGSLRAAGNLAFV, translated from the coding sequence ATGACCACCCTCGTCATCGAGTCCACCCGCTCCGGCTTCGTCGAATCCCTCCACACCGTGTCCGTCGCGGTGGTGAGCGCGGAGGGCACGCGCGTCGCGTACGCGGGTGACCCGGAGCGCGTCACCTTCTGGCGCTCGGCGGCGAAGCCCTTCCAGACGCTGCCCCTGGTGCAGGACGGCGCGGCGGACCGGTATGGCTTCGGCCCGCGCGAGCTGGCGCTGGCGTGCGCGTCCCACTCCAGCGAGCCCGTGCACCGCGCCCTCGCGGTGCAGATGCTGAGCGCGTGCGGCTGCGAGGAGCGCGACCTCGCGTGCGGTCCGCACCCGCCGCTGTCGCCTGCTGTCGCGGAGGAGGCGCTGAAGGCAGGCGTGGTGATGACGCCCCGCTGGAACAACTGCTCCGGCAAGCACGCCGGGATGCTCGCGCTGGCCCGGCACCACGGCTGGGACGTGCACGGCTACGCCAGCGACGGCCACCCGGTGCAGGAGCGCATCCAGGATGAGATCGCCAAGTGGACGGGCCTGCCGCGCGACGCGCTGGTGAAGGCCGTGGATGGCTGCCTCGCCGTCTGCTTCGGCCTGCCGCTCAGCGGCATGGCCACCGCGTGGGCCCGCTTCGGCGTCTCGGAGGCGCCCGCCGCGCGCCGCCTGCGCGAAGCCATGCTCGCGCACCCGGAGCTGGTGGGCGGCAAGGGCCGCGCGTGCACGGACCTGATGACCGCGTTCGGGGGCGAGGCCGTGGTGAAGATTGGCGCGGAGGGCGTGTACTGCGCCGCGCTGCCCCGGGCCCGCCTGGGCGTGGCCATCAAGGTGGAGGACGGCGACGCCCGCTGCGCTCCGCCCGCGCTGCTCGCCGTCCTGCGCCTCGTCGCGGAAGCGCAGGGCCTGTCCCTGCCCATGACGGGCCTGGAGCACCACGCGGAGCCGCGCATCCTCAACACGCGCAACGAAGTCGTGGGCTCCCTGCGCGCGGCCGGAAACCTCGCGTTCGTCTGA